From a single Aspergillus puulaauensis MK2 DNA, chromosome 2, nearly complete sequence genomic region:
- a CDS encoding ATP-grasp domain-containing protein (COG:S;~EggNog:ENOG410PHF6), whose amino-acid sequence MKRILFLTSVPPHITEQYVSDNDWSNEMLPARLSDRGASITIKQWTDEDIIATLLESDLATFLWAEDYVRYPDAFERFLQTAKKAIEANGEGKNCPQVINHIDLVEWNMDKRYLLDMQAAGFDIPKTEIFDIERPCSVSMLLQQLEAFQSSGPLVLKPSVSASSNNTHFIPDISKLSDNDARYLESVAKGELQSSLVVQPFEPAITTGEYSFVFVSQRLSHAVLKVPKSGEFRCQEQFGSRVTRIPIESLGESTLSTVNAIFDTLWERFGNGTTGGMGYLRIDGLVTEDRPFILMEIEAIEPHLYLEMDGLEDLLSLLLK is encoded by the coding sequence ATGAAGCGAATCCTATTCTTGACCAGCGTTCCACCACATATCACCGAGCAATACGTATCTGACAATGACTGGTCGAATGAGATGCTGCCAGCGCGTCTGTCGGACAGGGGAGCCTCGATAACCATCAAACAATGGACCGACGAGGACATAATTGCCACCCTGCTGGAGAGCGACCTCGCCACGTTCCTCTGGGCGGAGGATTACGTTCGATATCCCGATGCGTTTGAGCGCTTCCTGCAGACAGCCAAAAAGGCAATTGAAGCCAatggagagggaaagaatTGTCCGCAGGTGATTAACCATATCGACCTGGTCGAGTGGAACATGGACAAGAGATATCTCCTCGACATGCAAGCGGCTGGATTCGATATACCCAAGACTGAGATATTCGATATAGAGCGGCCCTGCTCTGTGTCTAtgcttctccaacagctCGAGGCGTTCCAATCGTCCGGTCCTCTCGTGCTGAAACCATCCGTATCTGCATCCTCCAACAATACCCATTTCATCCCGGACATCTCTAAGCTATCAGACAACGACGCCAGATACTTGGAATCGGTTGCAAAAGGTGAACTCCAAAGTTCCTTAGTCGTGCAGCCATTCGAACCAGCAATCACCACGGGGGAATACTCGTTTGTTTTCGTCAGCCAAAGGCTTTCCCACGCTGTGCTGAAGGTGCCCAAGAGTGGCGAGTTCAGGTGCCAGGAGCAATTCGGTAGTCGGGTTACTCGCATACCTATCGAGTCCTTAGGGGAGAGCACGTTATCTACTGTGAATGCTATTTTCGACACCCTCTGGGAACGGTTTGGGAATGGAACTACAGGGGGGATGGGGTATTTGCGTATTGATGGCTTGGTGACCGAGGACCGTCCATTTATCTTGATGGAGATTGAAGCTATTGAGCCGCATCTTTATCTAGAGATGGACGGTCTTGAAGACCTGCTTTCTCTCTTGTTGAAATAA
- a CDS encoding uncharacterized protein (CAZy:AA1;~COG:Q;~EggNog:ENOG410PIEE;~InterPro:IPR008972,IPR011707,IPR011706,IPR035666, IPR033138,IPR002355,IPR017762,IPR001117;~PFAM:PF07731,PF00394,PF07732;~SECRETED:SignalP(1-20);~go_function: GO:0005507 - copper ion binding [Evidence IEA];~go_function: GO:0016491 - oxidoreductase activity [Evidence IEA];~go_process: GO:0055114 - oxidation-reduction process [Evidence IEA]): MRWIYSSLALFLGFAAAAQARLVRHDGSFTPDHVLRVTAGSYSEACDERHSVLVNGSAPGPELRLREGEVNWIRVYNDMTDANTTMHWHGLTAFTAPFSDGAPAASQWPIPPGHFFDYEVFPEIGSAGTYFYHSHVGFQAVTARGALIVDSPAPPPFKYDEERTVLISDYFNQTDEEIEAGLVSTNFTWSGETKAITVNGHSRQATNATGSCKLAAISVEPEKTYRLRFIGGAALSFVSLAIESHDVRIIEADGHYTQPLETSFLQIASGQRYSVLLTAKSEEELKNADKRQFYIQITTLERPEVLTNFAVLSYTDSPDLTTVPSPPPLPVAKPVQGWLDYKLQPLHPNNDFPALHEVTRRIVIDVHQNISDRTIWLQNGYDWVESYPQSPYLVDIYNNKLNLDATYYRALTRGNGFDNITRTFPAQVGEVLEIVWQNRGAVDNGGVDAHPFHGHGRHFYDIGAGDGLYNATANEERLKGTHPIQRDTSVLYRYREKAGPLVPSGWRAWRIRVTSPGVWMYHCHVLQHMIMGMQTVFTFGNRNDIIAASGPVDAGYLTYGGSAYGNATRAPLAQHFND, encoded by the exons ATGCGTTGGATCTACAGCAGTCTTGCTCTGTTCTTAGGGTTTGCGGCGGCCGCCCAGGCTCGCCTTGTTCGACATGACGGCTCTTTCACGCCTGATCATGTCCTTCGAGTGACTGCGGGGAGTTATAGTGAGGCATGCGATGAGCGCCATTCGGTTTTGGTCAATGGGTCAGCGCCTGGTCCGGAATTGCGCCTGCGCGAAGGCGAGGTCAATTGGATCCGAGTGTATAATGACATGACTGATGCGAATACCACAATG CACTGGCACGGCTTGACTGCGTTTACTGCGCCCTTCTCCGACGGAGCCCCGGCTGCAAGCCAATGGCCCATCCCTCCTGGACATTTCTTCGACTACGAGGTGTTTCCGGAGATTGGATCCGCAGGGACTTATTTCTACCATTCCCATGTCGGGTTTCAAGCCGTCACGGCGAGGGGAGCTCTGATTGTGGACTCACCAGCTCCGCCGCCGTTTAAGTACGACGAGGAACGGACCGTCCTCATATCAGACTACTTCAACCAGACGgacgaggaaatcgaggccGGCCTGGTCTCGACTAATTTCACCTGGAGTGGCGAGACAAAGGCAATCACGGTCAACGGACACAGCCGACAGGCGACGAATGCCACCGGCTCATGCAAGCTGGCTGCCATTTCTGTGGAGCCGGAAAAGACGTACCGGTTGAGATTCATCGGAGGCGCCGCGCTGTCGTTTGTTTCGCTTGCCATTGAGAGCCACGATGTGCGCATCATCGAGGCAGATGGCCACTACACGCAGCCTCTCGAGACCAGCTTCCTCCAGATCGCCAGTGGCCAGCGATACAGCGTGCTCCTGACCGcgaagagcgaggaggagctcaaaAATGCCGACAAGCGCCAATTCTACATCCAGATCACGACGCTGGAGAGACCGGAAGTGTTGACCAACTTCGCTGTGCTGTCTTATACTGATTCACCAGACTTGACCACCGTCCCTTCGCCCCCTCCGCTCCCGGTGGCCAAACCGGTccagggctggctggactACAAACTGCAGCCTCTGCATCCAAACAACGACTTCCCAGCTCTGCACGAAGTAACCAGGAGAATCGTCATCGACGTCCACCAGAACATCAGTGACCGCACGATCTGGCTGCAGAACGGCTACGACTGGGTTGAATCCTACCCGCAATCTCCATACCTAGTCGACATATACAACAACAAACTCAACCTGGATGCGACGTACTACCGCGCCCTTACACGGGGCAACGGGTTCGACAACATTACGCGCACTTTCCCGGCTCAAGTAGGCGAGGTGCTTGAGATTGTGTGGCAGAACCGCGGCGCTGTGGACAACGGCGGTGTTGATGCGCACCCGTTCCACGGCCACGGCAGGCACTTCTACGATATTGGCGCCGGTGATGGGCTCTACAATGCTACTGCGAATGAGGAGCGGCTGAAGGGTACGCATCCCATCCAGCGCGATACCTCTGTGCTCTACAGATACCGCGAGAAGGCGGGTCCGTTGGTTCCATCTGGCTGGCGGGCGTGGCGGATTCGAGTGACGAGCCCTGGAGTCTGGATGTACCACTGCCATGTCTTGCAGCATATGATTATGGGAATGCAGACGGTGTTTACCTTTGGTAACCGAAATGACATTATTGCGGCTTCGGGGCCGGTTGATGCTGGATATTTGACGTATGGTGGTTCGGCGTATGGGAATGCCACCAGGGCGCCTCTTGCGCAGCATTTCAATGATTAG
- a CDS encoding FAD-dependent oxidoreductase (COG:E;~EggNog:ENOG410Q19C;~InterPro:IPR023209,IPR006076,IPR006181;~PFAM:PF01266;~go_function: GO:0003884 - D-amino-acid oxidase activity [Evidence IEA];~go_function: GO:0016491 - oxidoreductase activity [Evidence IEA];~go_function: GO:0071949 - FAD binding [Evidence IEA];~go_process: GO:0046416 - D-amino acid metabolic process [Evidence IEA];~go_process: GO:0055114 - oxidation-reduction process [Evidence IEA]), giving the protein MARDSIVVVGAGVIGLNVALELSKRGYGRHVTVIAKYLPEDSHVNYTSPWAGANFSGVSGNDANALRWDKAGYLTLMRLIDEQAEEAKFLKKTESIEYWDEEPSMDKIRSVTEYLRDVQVIPKEELPPNVAFGLRFTTITLNAPAHCCHLQSLLSQPRYGSVRFARQGVTSLDDAFLSSNTKLVFNCIGNAAKTLPGVNDQKCYPTRGQIVLVKAPQVNQNTMRHGKKYETYIIPRPLSDSTVILGGYMQKGDYESQVREEETQSILHRTGELLPALKSNETNILKVAVGFRPSREGGARVEREQFSPGQTVVHNYGAGGTGYQAGMGMAQDAVGLVQEELNLLPMSKL; this is encoded by the exons ATGGCTCGCGACAGCATTGTAGTTGTAGG CGCCGGCGTTATCGGGCTAAATGTGGCCTTGGAGCTGTCAAAACGGGGATATGGACGTCATGTCACGGTGATAGCAAAGTATCTGCCTGAAGACTCCCATGTCAACTACACCTCGCCTTG GGCCGGGGCGAATTTCTCGGGCGTTTCAGGCAACGACGCCAATGCCTTGCGATGGGACAAAGCAGGGTATCTGACTCTCATGAGACTGATTGACGAACAAGCCGAAGAGGCGAAATTCCTCAAGAAGACGGAGTCGATTGAATACTGGGATGAAGAACCGTCGATGGACAAGATCCGGAGCGTAACCGAGTATCTGCGTGAT GTTCAAGTCATTCCGAAGGAGGAATTACCGCCGAATGTCGCGTTCGGTTTGCGCTTCACTACCATCACGCTGAATGCCCCGGCCCATTGTTGCCACCTGCAGTCGTTGCTGTCACAGCCTAGATATGGCTCAGTACGATTTGCGCGACAGGGAGTAACATCGCTAGACGATGCATTCCTGTCATCAAATACTAAGCTTGTATTCAACTGCATCGGAAATGCAGCGAAGACACTTCCCGGCGTCAACGACCAGAAGTGTTATCCCACCAGAGGCCAGATCGTCCTGGTAAAAGCACCCCAAGTCAACCAAAACACCATGCGTCATGGGAAGAAGTACGAGACGTATATCATCCCACGGCCACTATCAGACTCGACAGTAATTCTCGGCGGATACATGCAGAAAGGCGACTATGAAAGCCAAGTCCGCGAGGAGGAAACGCAGTCGATTCTGCATAGAACGGGAGAACTGCTACCGGCTCTTAAATCCAACGAAACAAATATTCTCAAGGTTGCAGTCGGGTTTCGGCCGTCGCGAGAGGGGGGAGCTCGAGTGGAAAGAGAGCAGTTCAGCCCTGGCCAAACAGTCGTGCATAActatggagctggagggacTGGATATCAGGCTGGCATGGGGATGGCGCAGGACGCAGTTGGTCTGGTACAGGAGGAGCTGAACTTGCTGCCGATGAGCAAGTTGTGA
- a CDS encoding uncharacterized protein (COG:F;~EggNog:ENOG410Q2NC;~InterPro:IPR000845,IPR035994;~PFAM:PF01048;~go_function: GO:0003824 - catalytic activity [Evidence IEA];~go_process: GO:0009116 - nucleoside metabolic process [Evidence IEA]): MASETPSPAKQCPSQVNFTIGWICVLQKEYRAALAILDETYDHVALARGEGDRNHYVFGRVGEHYVVINLPPSGWHGRIRASTIASDMRSSFPRMRFVLIVGIAGGAPSPKEDVRLGDVVLGTQVVPWNTGKWTQHGFQRTGMTRAPPRELLEAITFFDQRLWSPDTLLLSKSIDDIASKAPTGAGFARPTKDRLYKPGFAHTESICDCLQAESGLPGQLCWRDRRDGEPVRVFQGAIGSDDVVMKNSQTRDAIAQRENVLCFEMEADGVMDIMPCLPVRGISDYADEHKNDDWQLYAALTAAICGRELLLSISRGVVARFPLTLTGDLVDRYMKGAFSRPNSFPGSETERLRQNRDTLIERRDFLRELVIPGIRQKQRTLRDDSPELRDEVQRLKDAQKILKEHLQDLKDILNDHCDLDSSPDPAIREEYQSLKTQLQRDLEAIESFASITGGTLKNTGHMLTHLSKVCKNQSMNVAGTVFVSISTLLGRTMNLWRSSRLPPEAMWEWVSSKTRRIRGSGDVTESIHLV, from the coding sequence ATGGCTTCAGAAACACCATCGCCTGCGAAACAGTGTCCTTCGCAAGTGAATTTCACAATCGGCTGGATATGCGTGCTCCAGAAGGAGTATCGAGCTGCCTTGGCAATTCTAGATGAGACTTATGACCATGTTGCCCTGGCCCGGGGAGAGGGCGATCGAAACCACTATGTCTTCGGTCGAGTTGGGGAGCACTACGTCGTCATTAATCTCCCTCCATCAGGTTGGCACGGTCGGATCCGGGCATCGACAATTGCATCCGACATGCGCAGCAGCTTTCCCAGAATGCGATTTGTTCTGATTGTAGGGATCGCCGGAGGAGCACCTTCGCCAAAGGAGGATGTTCGTCTCGGCGACGTGGTGCTCGGGACTCAGGTTGTGCCTTGGAACACTGGCAAATGGACGCAGCATGGATTCCAACGGACTGGAATGACCAGGGCACCTCCAagagagctgctggaagcaATCACATTCTTTGACCAGCGCCTTTGGTCCCCTGACACGCTGCTTCTGTCCAAGTCGATCGACGATATCGCGTCAAAGGCCCCGACTGGAGCCGGGTTTGCTCGACCCACCAAAGACCGTCTTTATAAACCGGGCTTCGCCCATACAGAGTCAATATGTGACTGCCTGCAGGCTGAGTCGGGGCTGCCAGGGCAGCTTTGTTGGCGCGACAGGCGCGATGGAGAGCCAGTCAGGGTATTCCAGGGGGCTATTGGGTCGGACGACGTGGTGATGAAGAATTCACAAACGCGCGATGCGATCGCCCAACGGGAGAACGTGCTTTGCTTTGAAATGGAAGCTGACGGTGTCATGGATATCATGCCCTGTCTTCCCGTCCGGGGCATTTCAGACTACGCAGACGAGCACAAGAACGATGACTGGCAGTTATACGCTGCGCTGACAGCAGCCATATGCGGGAGGGAACTGCTGCTCTCTATTTCTCGCGGTGTGGTCGCTCGCTTCCCTCTTACGCTGACGGGGGATCTCGTTGATCGGTACATGAAGGGCGCGTTCAGCAGGCCCAATTCCTTTCCTGGCAGTGAGACCGAGAGGCTTCGACAAAACCGCGACACCTTGATTGAGCGTCGCGACTTTCTGCGAGAACTCGTCATTCCAGGCATTCGACAGAAACAGCGTACACTTCGCGACGACAGCCCGGAGCTTCGAGACGAGGTGCAGAGACTGAAGGACGCGCAGAAGATATTGAAAGAACACCTGCAGGATCTCAAAGATATACTAAACGACCACTGCGATCTAGACTCTAGTCCGGACCCAGCCATTCGGGAAGAATACCAGAGCTTGAAGACGCAGCTGCAAAGGGACCTGGAAGCAATAGAGAGCTTCGCCAGTATCACAGGAGGCACCCTGAAAAACACGGGCCACATGCTGACCCATCTATCGAAGGTTTGCAAGAACCAAAGTATGAATGTCGCCGGGACGGTATTTGTATCGATAAGTACTCTCCTTGGGAGAACCATGAACCTCTGGAGGTCGAGTAGACTCCCCCCAGAGGCCATGTGGGAATGGGTGTCTTCCAAGACCCGGAGGATCCGCGGTTCTGGAGATGTCACTGAAAGCATACACCTGGTGTAA
- a CDS encoding uncharacterized protein (COG:G;~EggNog:ENOG410QDYM;~InterPro:IPR020846,IPR011701,IPR036259;~PFAM:PF07690;~TransMembrane:9 (o180-200i207-226o238-258i314-333o345-373i394-416o422-441i448-467o492-515i);~go_function: GO:0022857 - transmembrane transporter activity [Evidence IEA];~go_process: GO:0055085 - transmembrane transport [Evidence IEA]), whose amino-acid sequence MADVDQREVQQALEAHNKPPSEKGGDPDNGGTPDAPIIPSTGVEKAEQENARKESVRSDGKRELKEYECYEKLGYCWPRWKKWGYLAAVAFVQVSMNFNTSVFPNAVTPLSEAFHISEQHARTGQMAYLVAYSIGCELWAPWSEEFGRWPILQLSMFLINIWQIPCALAPNWGTIVVCRALGGLSTAGGSVTLGLIADIYEKETQQFPLAFIVLSSCIGTSIGGVIGGPIQRFLDWEWFFWIQLIFGGVTQAIIFFMPESRSTIIMDKEAKRMRKSGEDPNVYGPNELKKPRVSANEAFHIWVRPFHMLLTEPIVFCLSLLSGFSDALIFTFLESFPLVYEQGWGFGILATAWAIIPINLAYFLTYFSYWPWFWRDQQLRKRIDDDDMAPERRLKWLLWLAPLEPIGLFGFAWTSFGKERNIPWIASMIFSTCVGIANYAIYLSSVDYMVAAYGVYSASATGGNAFARDLLAGVSAMYATPMYQNIGDKWHVQYASTVLACLSCVVVAPIYVFYWKGPQIRAKSKFAQALAAENKTNQGRRVSRMESQQWA is encoded by the exons ATGGCGGACGTCGACCAACGCGAGGTTCAACAGGCCCTCGAGGCCCATAATAAACCCCCGTCTGAAAAGGGCGGAGACCCCGACAACGGGGGCACTCCCGACGCTCCTATCATCCCCAGCACgggggttgagaaggccGAACAGGAGAACGCGCGCAAGGAGAGTGTGCGCTCCGATGGGAAGCGCGAATTGAAGGAGTACGAGTGCTATGAGAAGCTCGGATACTGCTGGCCACGGTGGAAGAAATGGGGGTATCTTGCTGCGGTCGCCTTCGTGCAGGTGTCCATGAACTTCAACACCTCTGTCTTTCCCAATGCCGTGACGCCGTTGTCTGAGGCCTTCCATATCAGTGAGCAGCACGCGCGTACTGGCCAGATGGCCTACCTGGTTGCATACTCCATTGGATGTGAACTTTGGGCTCCGTGGAGTGAGGAGTTTGGGCGCTGGCctatcctccagctctccatGTTCCTGATCAACATCTGGCAGATTCCCTGTGCGCTGGCTCCTAACTGGGGGACCATTGTTGTCTGCCGTGCTCTT GGTGGTCTTTCTACTGCCGGTGGTAGTGTCACGCTTGGTCTGATTGCCGATATCTACGAGAAGGAGACGCAGCAGTTTCCTctcgccttcatcgtcttgTCTTCGTGCATTGGAACCAGTATCGGTGGTGTCATTGGTGGTCCCATCCAGCGCT TCCTCGACTGGGAATGGTTCTTCTGGATCCAGCTCATCTTCGGCGGCGTCACCCaagccatcatcttcttcatgccCGAGAGTCGCTCGACCATCATCATGGACAAGGAGGCCAAGCGCATGCGCAAGTCCGGCGAAGACCCCAACGTCTACGGCCCCAACGAGCTGAAGAAGCCTCGTGTCTCGGCCAACGAGGCATTCCATATCTGGGTCCGTCCCTTCCACATGCTGCTCACCGAGCCCATTGTCTTCTGCCTGTCTCTCCTATCCGGTTTCTCCGACgccctcatcttcaccttcctcGAGAGTTTCCCCCTCGTATACGAGCAGGGCTGGGGCTTCGGTATCCTCGCCACCGCCTGGgccatcatccccatcaacCTGGCCTACTTCCTGACCTACTTCTCCTACTGGCCCTGGTTCTGGCGCGACCAGCAACTCCGCAAACgcatcgacgacgacgacatggCGCCCGAGCGCCGTCTCAAGTGGCTCCTGTGGCTGGCGCCCCTCGAACCCATCGGTTTGTTCGGCTTCGCGTGGACATCCTTCGGCAAGGAGCGCAACATCCCCTGGATCGCGTCCATGATCTTCTCCACCTGCGTCGGTATCGCGAACTACGCCATCTATCTGTCGTCTGTCGACTACATGGTCGCCGCGTACGGTGTCTACTCTGCATCCGCGACCGGTGGTAACGCCTTCGCCCGTGATCTGCTGGCTGGTGTGTCGGCGATGTATGCCACGCCTATGTACCAGAATATCGGCGACAAGTGGCACGTCCAGTATGCCTCTACCGTCCTGGCTTGTTTGTCGTGTGTGGTTGTGGCGCCGATTTATGTCTTCTACTGGAAGGGCCCGCAGATTCGCGCGAAGAGTAAGTTCGCTCAGGCTCTTGCGGCGGAGAATAAGACGAACCAGGGACGGAGGGTTAGTAGGATGGAGAGTCAGCAGTGGGCTTAG
- a CDS encoding uncharacterized protein (COG:S;~EggNog:ENOG410PFP1;~InterPro:IPR010291,IPR036259;~PFAM:PF05978,PF07690;~TransMembrane:12 (i12-34o46-66i73-91o103-128i140-161o173-193i230-250o262-284i296-315o335-359i380-399o405-424i)), with protein sequence MAFQYVPRFYRSCLFQIIIVGLVAFCEPGIWTALNNLGAGGNAKPYLNNAANALTFGLMSVGCFLAGGVSNKITAKWALFIGAAFYTPYAAGLYCNNRYGNEWFLLLGAALCGVGASLLWASEGAIAVGYPEEEKRGRYVAIWMGIRQMGPLVGGAISLALNVNTAHTGKVSYTTYLGLVAISALGAPFALLLSQPQDVVRSNGTKIPYMKRTSVAIESRAIWKQLKNKYMLLLIPVFLAGQFGSTYQGNYLTTYFTVRSRALASFLTAVVGVAANMITGIVLDLKFVSRDTRSKFVYVVVLVFVTAAWTWNAIVETKLSRMAEPPAFDLGDGPFFNSAFTVYMFFRFFYEVLQTYIYWLMAEIKGAQADGDIARTTGILRSWESIGSTIAYAVGATHWPNLNQMILGFSLWGLTIPFTILAVFGNWNRSEPIEDEEEDREAGSSSVEEQSVIVNPQGKD encoded by the exons atggccttccAGTATGTGCCCCGGTTCTACCGGTCGTGTCTGTTCCAGATTATCATTGTTGGGCTGGTCGCCTTCTGCGAGCCTGGGATTTGGACGGCGCTGAACAAtctgggagctggaggaaatgCCAAA CCCTACTTGAATAATGCGGCCAATGCCCTGACATTCGGACTCATGTCCGTCGGCTGTTTTCTCGCTGGTGGTGTTTCCAACAAGATCACTGCGAAGTGGGCGTTGTTTATCGGAGCAGCGTTCTATACTCCCTATGCAGCCGGCCTGTACTGCAACAATCGGTATGGGAACGAGTGGTTTCTCCTGCTTGGAGCTGCGCTTTGCGGAGTTGGAGCGTCTCTGCTCTGGGCCAGTGAGGGCGCGATTGCAGTTGGATAtccggaggaggagaagcgaggACG ATATGTCGCAATCTGGATGGGAATCCGACAGATGGGACCGCTGGTCGGTGGCGCGATATCGCTCGCTCTCAATGTCAACACGGCGCATACTGGTAAGGTCTCATACACGACATATCTCGGGCTCGTCGCTATCTCGGCGCTGGGTGCTCCGTTtgcactgctgctgtcgcAACCTCAAGATGTGGTCAGAAGCAACGGCACCAAAATCCCATacatgaagaggacgagtGTTGCCATTGAGTCGCGCGCTATCTGGAAGCAGCTCAAGAACAAGTACATGCTGCTCCTGATCCCCGTTTTCCTGGCCGGCCAGTTTGGTTCCACGTATCAGGGGAATTATTTGACGA cgtacTTCACCGTCCGGTCGAGGGCTCTCGCGTCGTTCCTAACAGCAGTCGTTGGCGTCGCAGCGAACATGATAACAGGCATAGTCCTCGATCTGAAATTCGTATCCCGAGACACGCGGTCTAAATTCGTCTacgtcgtcgtcctcgtcttcgtcactGCAGCCTGGACCTGGAACGCGATCGTGGAGACAAAGCTCTCGCGCATGGCAGAACCGCCAGCCTTCGACCTGGGCGATGGgcccttcttcaactccgcGTTCACGGTGTACATGTTCTTCCGGTTCTTCTATGAGGTCCTCCAGACGTATATCTATTGGCTGATGGCCGAGATCAAGGGCGCGCAGGCGGATGGCGACATTGCGAGGACGACTGGGATCCTGCGCTCGTGGGAGTCTATCGGCAGCACGATTGCCTATGCGGTCGGCGCGACGCATTGGCCGAACTTGAACCAGATGATTCTGGGCTTTTCGCTCTGGGGGCTCACTATTCCGTTTACCATACTCGCGGTGTTTGGCAATTGGAATCGTTCGGAGCCGattgaggacgaggaagaggacaGGGAggcaggcagcagcagcgtcgagGAGCAGTCGGTGATTGTGAATCCGCAGGGCAAGGATTAG
- a CDS encoding phosphotransferase family protein (COG:I;~EggNog:ENOG410PHRI;~InterPro:IPR011009,IPR002575,IPR041726,IPR008271;~PFAM:PF01636;~go_function: GO:0004672 - protein kinase activity [Evidence IEA];~go_process: GO:0006468 - protein phosphorylation [Evidence IEA]) — protein sequence MAGEVRQPIDIASLERYIEQNVQELKTPLEFGFGQSNPTYLLTAANHKQVVLRKKPPGKLVSNAAHKVEREYKIIRALRDTDVPVPKAYCLCEDYSVIGTPFYIMEFLDGRHLTDPAMPGVSGKERKALWKNAVQTLAKIHSVNPKAVGLENFGKPAGFFERQIATFTTISKVQATVADADTKEPVGELPHFNDMVTFFSQRSTQPLDRGTLVHGDYKIDNLIFHKTEPRVIGILDWEMATVGHPLSDFCNLTGPYIMDGADSQRSQFAPGVVPELPRREDCIGWYAEKSGYDVSSDIAWGDAFFAFRSSVIMQGIAARFARGQASSARARDYANRAKPFAEGAWEMVRALRRVSGVKL from the exons ATGGCAGGAGAAGTGCGCCAGCCCATAGATATTGCCTCGTTAGAGCGGTATATTGAACAGAATGTGCAGGAGCTCAAGACTCCACTCGAA TTTGGCTTCGGTCAATCAAACCCTACCTACCTGCTGACTGCCGCCAATCACAAACAGGTCGTTCTGCGCAAGAAGCCCCCCGGCAAGCTGGTCTCAAACGCGGCTCATAAAGTCGAGCGCGAGTACAAAATCATCCGCGCATTAAGGGATACGGACGTACCTGTCCCCAAGGCGTACTGCCTGTGCGAAGATTATAGTGTCATCGGCACGCCCTTCTACATCATGGAGTTTCTAGATGGGCGGCATTTAACCGACCCAGCGATGCCAGGCGTGAGcggaaaggagaggaaggcaCT CTGGAAGAACGCGGTGCAAACCCTCGCCAAGATCCACAGTGTGAACCCCAAAGCCGTCGGCCTCGAAAACTTTGGCAAGCCGGCAGGTTTCTTTGAGCGCCAAATCGCAACCTTCACCACAATCTCCAAAGTGCAAGCAACAGTCGCTGACGCGGATACAAAGGAACCTGTCGGCGAACTCCCCCACTTCAATGACATGgtcaccttcttctcgcAAAGGAGCACACAACCACTTGACCGAGGCACCCTCGTACACGGCGACTACAAAATCGATAACCTGATATTCCACAAGACTGAGCCGCGCGTGATCGGAATCTTAGACTGGGAAATGGCGACCGTAGGACACCCGCTCTCCGACTTCTGCAATCTAACAGGCCCGTATATAATGGACGGGGCGGATAGCCAGCGGTCGCAATTCGCGCCAGGGGTAGTTCCGGAGCTACCGCGGCGCGAGGACTGCATTGGCTGGTACGCTGAGAAGTCCGGGTACGACGTGAGCTCGGACATCGCGTGGGGTGATGCGTTCTTTGCATTCCGGAGCTCTGTGATTATGCAGGGCATTGCAGCCCGGTTTGCTAGGGGGCAGGCTAGCAGTGCGCGGGCGCGGGATTATGCGAATAGGGCGAAGCCGTTTGCTGAGGGGGCTTGGGAGATGGTTAGGGCTCTAAGAAGGGTTTCTGGGGTGAAGTTGTAA